One genomic window of Peteryoungia desertarenae includes the following:
- a CDS encoding carbohydrate ABC transporter permease yields MQARTSAIIFAWLLVAPAVAYIAVIVAYPLVDTFILSFTDASLRRTTNWVGWANYEKIFGDNFDEVIVRTFVWTFFSVAIKMIIGTFGAVMLNAAVPGRTLFRILTMPPWIVPMAIGIFMWGWMYNGQFGMISGVLQRTGIVDGPVAFLAYGSTAFWATIFTDVWIGVPMVTLYMLAAMQAVPQDLYEAAWTDGAGRFYRFRRITLPLIMPAMITMSMLSLIATFNSFDIIWILTQGGPSGETTTMIIDTYKTAIGSKKYGEGAARAVLICIFLSIFCFAYFRITSRLAQEHAR; encoded by the coding sequence ATGCAAGCGCGAACCAGTGCCATCATCTTTGCCTGGCTGCTTGTTGCCCCGGCTGTTGCCTATATTGCGGTGATCGTTGCCTATCCGCTGGTGGACACCTTCATCCTCTCGTTCACGGATGCCTCCTTGCGGCGGACGACGAACTGGGTCGGCTGGGCCAATTACGAGAAGATCTTTGGCGACAATTTCGACGAAGTGATCGTCCGGACCTTTGTCTGGACCTTCTTCTCCGTGGCAATCAAGATGATCATCGGAACATTCGGTGCCGTGATGCTCAATGCTGCGGTGCCGGGCCGAACGCTCTTTCGCATTCTGACCATGCCGCCCTGGATCGTGCCGATGGCGATCGGCATCTTCATGTGGGGCTGGATGTATAACGGTCAATTCGGGATGATTTCGGGTGTCCTGCAGCGGACGGGTATAGTCGATGGGCCGGTGGCTTTCCTCGCCTATGGTTCAACCGCCTTCTGGGCAACGATCTTCACAGATGTCTGGATCGGTGTTCCCATGGTCACGCTCTACATGCTGGCTGCCATGCAGGCCGTGCCGCAGGATCTCTATGAGGCCGCATGGACAGATGGTGCCGGTCGCTTCTATCGCTTCCGGCGGATTACCTTGCCGCTGATCATGCCGGCCATGATCACCATGTCGATGCTGTCGCTGATCGCGACATTCAACTCCTTCGACATCATCTGGATCCTCACCCAGGGCGGACCGAGCGGTGAGACGACCACCATGATCATCGACACCTACAAGACGGCAATCGGCTCAAAGAAATACGGTGAAGGGGCAGCGCGCGCCGTGCTGATCTGCATCTTCCTGTCGATCTTCTGCTTTGCCTATTTCCGTATCACCAGCCGGCTGGCCCAGGAGCATGCGCGATGA
- a CDS encoding ROK family protein: protein MIVCFDIGGTAIKGALATSPEDIRPFPRQPTPIRDFGAFVATLASTITEAEAIAGERPACIAISIAGVIDPDTTNAVVANIPCINGRPLQAELEAALGLPVIVANDADCFVLAEAGIGAAKGHRVVFGVILGTGVGGGLVVDGKLINRDGGFAGEWGHGPVQATEAGQPPIRLPRFQCGCGQVGCLDAVCSARGMEKLHRELHGESRTSEDILQAWQNGETAPARTVDVYIDVLTGPLSLVVNVTGTTMLPVGGGLSNVPALISAIDRALRTKILRKFDRPIVVPAGCRVEPGLIGAALLGLDYASGLKGK from the coding sequence ATGATCGTCTGTTTCGATATCGGCGGCACGGCGATCAAGGGTGCGCTTGCGACGAGCCCGGAAGACATCCGCCCCTTCCCGCGCCAACCGACCCCGATCCGCGATTTCGGTGCTTTCGTCGCCACACTGGCCTCCACCATAACCGAGGCCGAAGCCATCGCCGGTGAACGCCCCGCCTGTATCGCGATCTCGATTGCCGGCGTCATCGATCCCGACACGACCAATGCCGTTGTCGCCAATATCCCCTGCATCAACGGTCGGCCGCTGCAGGCCGAGCTCGAAGCCGCCCTCGGCCTGCCGGTTATCGTCGCCAATGATGCCGATTGTTTTGTCCTTGCCGAAGCAGGCATCGGTGCAGCCAAGGGCCACAGGGTCGTATTCGGTGTCATTCTTGGTACCGGGGTGGGTGGTGGCCTTGTGGTCGACGGCAAACTGATCAACCGGGACGGCGGCTTTGCTGGCGAGTGGGGCCATGGGCCGGTGCAGGCCACCGAAGCTGGTCAGCCGCCAATTCGCCTGCCCCGCTTTCAATGTGGCTGCGGCCAGGTTGGTTGCCTCGACGCTGTTTGTAGCGCCAGGGGCATGGAGAAGCTCCACCGGGAACTTCATGGGGAAAGCCGCACCAGTGAAGATATCCTTCAGGCCTGGCAAAATGGTGAAACCGCGCCCGCGCGTACGGTTGATGTCTATATCGATGTTCTGACAGGCCCGCTCTCACTCGTCGTCAACGTTACCGGGACGACCATGCTCCCCGTCGGCGGTGGTTTGTCGAATGTACCAGCCCTGATCTCGGCGATCGATCGGGCACTCCGGACAAAGATCCTGCGCAAGTTCGATCGTCCAATCGTGGTTCCGGCGGGCTGCCGGGTGGAGCCCGGACTGATCGGGGCCGCACTTCTGGGTCTGGATTATGCCTCAGGGCTTAAGGGCAAGTGA
- the nagA gene encoding N-acetylglucosamine-6-phosphate deacetylase, protein MSQAFAITASRIFDGHRFHEDAALLVESGRVKAILRKADLPAGILRQEAGDALIAPGFIDLQVNGGGGVLFNNDPTVTGIRTICEAHARYGTTALMVTLITDAPEIKREAIAAGEAAAKAGEPGYLGLHLEGPHLSIARKGTHDPALIRPMSETDLDYLVEQAGRFGIPMITVAPESVTPEQVKHLVEAGYRVSLGHTDTTCAGVEAYVEAGATLVTHLFNAMSPLGNREPGLVGAALTSPILHCGLIADGFHVDPVTMKIALAAKTGPAHIFLVTDAMSTIGSDETSFDLNGRTVYRRDGRLTLADGTLAGADIDMLSCARYVHEKLDQPLEEALRMASLYPAEAIGAQTKGSLTEGQDADFVVLGPDLDIHSTWIAGNCVFAAGTEPSRAFA, encoded by the coding sequence ATGAGCCAAGCCTTCGCCATTACAGCAAGCCGCATCTTCGACGGGCACCGGTTCCACGAGGACGCGGCGCTCCTGGTCGAAAGCGGCCGGGTCAAGGCCATCTTGCGCAAGGCCGACCTTCCTGCCGGTATCCTGCGGCAGGAAGCCGGCGATGCGCTGATTGCCCCTGGCTTCATCGACCTGCAGGTGAATGGCGGCGGCGGCGTGCTGTTCAACAACGATCCGACGGTCACCGGCATCCGCACGATCTGCGAGGCCCATGCGCGTTATGGCACGACGGCCCTGATGGTCACGCTGATCACCGATGCGCCCGAGATCAAGCGCGAAGCGATTGCGGCAGGCGAGGCCGCTGCCAAGGCTGGCGAACCGGGCTATCTCGGCCTGCATCTCGAGGGACCACACCTCTCGATCGCTCGCAAGGGTACCCATGATCCGGCCCTGATCCGCCCGATGAGCGAGACCGATCTCGATTATCTCGTCGAGCAGGCAGGGCGCTTCGGCATCCCGATGATCACGGTCGCGCCGGAAAGCGTCACCCCGGAACAGGTCAAGCACCTGGTGGAGGCCGGCTACCGCGTCAGCCTTGGCCATACCGACACAACTTGTGCCGGCGTCGAGGCCTATGTCGAAGCCGGGGCCACACTCGTCACCCATCTCTTCAACGCCATGAGCCCGCTCGGCAACCGGGAGCCCGGCCTCGTCGGCGCTGCTCTCACCTCGCCGATCCTCCATTGCGGCCTGATCGCCGACGGCTTCCATGTCGATCCGGTGACCATGAAGATCGCGCTCGCCGCCAAGACCGGCCCCGCCCACATCTTTCTCGTCACCGACGCCATGTCGACCATTGGCTCTGATGAGACAAGCTTCGACCTGAACGGTCGGACTGTCTACCGCCGTGACGGTCGCCTGACGCTGGCTGACGGAACACTGGCCGGCGCCGACATCGACATGCTCTCCTGCGCTCGCTACGTGCACGAGAAACTAGACCAGCCATTGGAAGAGGCGCTGCGCATGGCATCGCTCTATCCCGCAGAAGCCATTGGCGCCCAGACCAAGGGAAGCCTGACCGAAGGCCAGGATGCCGATTTCGTCGTGCTCGGTCCGGATCTCGACATCCACTCGACTTGGATCGCAGGGAACTGCGTGTTCGCGGCGGGCACCGAACCGAGCAGAGCCTTCGCATGA
- a CDS encoding GntR family transcriptional regulator produces MSTSLPLEQLQSVRGGPLYVKLRKMIEDAVASGRLKHGDALPAERDIAETADISRVTVRKAIDELVAEGLLVRRRGSGTFVVKPVQRMQQPLSQLTSFTEDMRRRGMVAGSRWLGRGLFYPTAEETMMLGLGGGARVARLDRLRTANDMPIALERTSLPDDLLPDPDKIEDSLYLCLLDASIRPVRANQRISAVLLKDEETKLLGVPPGSAALSVQRIAYLETGRVMEMSRALYRSDAYDLVAELGIGSPMKPQD; encoded by the coding sequence ATGAGCACATCTCTTCCCCTCGAACAGCTGCAGTCCGTCCGCGGCGGACCGCTTTACGTTAAGCTCCGCAAAATGATCGAGGACGCGGTCGCCTCAGGTCGCCTGAAACACGGTGATGCCTTGCCGGCAGAGCGCGATATCGCGGAAACAGCAGACATAAGCCGCGTCACCGTGCGCAAGGCGATCGATGAACTGGTCGCCGAAGGCCTTCTCGTTCGGCGACGTGGATCTGGCACCTTTGTCGTCAAACCCGTTCAGCGTATGCAGCAGCCGCTGAGCCAGTTGACCTCCTTCACCGAGGACATGCGTCGGCGTGGCATGGTTGCGGGTTCCCGCTGGCTGGGCCGCGGCCTGTTTTACCCGACGGCAGAGGAAACCATGATGCTCGGCCTCGGCGGCGGCGCACGTGTCGCCCGCCTGGACCGTCTGAGAACCGCCAACGACATGCCGATCGCGCTGGAACGGACCAGTCTGCCGGACGATCTGCTGCCGGACCCGGATAAGATCGAGGACTCCCTCTATCTCTGCCTGTTGGATGCCAGCATCCGGCCTGTGCGCGCCAACCAGCGCATCTCGGCCGTGCTGTTGAAGGACGAGGAAACCAAGCTGCTCGGCGTGCCGCCTGGCTCGGCAGCCCTCTCCGTTCAGCGCATTGCCTATCTCGAAACCGGCCGCGTGATGGAAATGTCGCGCGCGCTCTATCGCAGCGACGCCTATGACCTGGTCGCCGAACTCGGCATCGGCTCGCCCATGAAGCCTCAAGACTGA
- a CDS encoding ABC transporter ATP-binding protein, with protein MTNPVLLIENLEVSLPSWSDRRHAVSDVSLTVEPGEILCIVGESGSGKSMMGKSIMGLLPAPHVRASAGRIMFEGRDLLHLSEDDMRAIRGGRIAMIFQEPMTALNPLMKVGRQIDEVLEIHTNLSVQERRKRVEDLINDVHLPDPQRIIDSYPHQLSGGQRQRVVIAMALALEPALIIADEPTTALDVTTQAQILHLIKELQRKHATSVLFITHDFGVVAEIADRVAVMRHGKVLELGSADEVLKRPKDPYTQALVAAVPGLKPRLSEKQGADPLLIIRDLEKTYTTAAGLFGGRVRTVKAVQKVNLSIPRQSSLALVGESGSGKSTLARCIISLEQPDGGEIILDGNRISGLTRKQLRPFRRDVQMIFQDPYASLNPRQKVGDIISMGPVIWGTSREQAMEEARNLLELVGLKREAAERYPHEFSGGQRQRICIARALATKPKLVVADEPVSALDVSVQKQVLELLDHLRKSFGLSMLFITHDLRVAATVCEQIAILQRGEIVEQGETASIFANPQHQYTQTLLNAVPGKEWINGREEATH; from the coding sequence ATGACAAATCCTGTTCTCCTGATTGAAAACCTTGAGGTTTCGCTTCCATCCTGGTCTGACCGCCGTCATGCCGTTTCCGATGTGTCACTGACCGTCGAACCCGGTGAAATCCTCTGCATCGTCGGTGAAAGCGGTTCGGGCAAATCCATGATGGGCAAGTCCATCATGGGGCTCTTGCCGGCCCCCCATGTCAGGGCAAGTGCCGGGCGCATCATGTTCGAAGGCCGCGATCTTCTGCACCTGTCCGAAGACGATATGCGGGCCATTCGTGGTGGTCGCATCGCCATGATCTTCCAGGAACCGATGACGGCGCTCAATCCTCTGATGAAGGTCGGACGCCAGATCGACGAGGTTCTCGAAATCCACACCAATCTTTCGGTGCAGGAGCGGCGCAAGCGTGTCGAGGATCTGATCAACGACGTGCATCTGCCCGATCCGCAGCGGATTATAGACAGCTATCCGCATCAGCTGTCCGGCGGCCAGAGACAGCGCGTGGTGATCGCCATGGCGCTTGCACTTGAACCGGCCCTGATCATCGCCGATGAGCCAACCACGGCGCTCGATGTCACAACCCAGGCCCAGATCCTCCATCTGATCAAGGAATTGCAGCGCAAGCACGCCACTTCGGTCCTGTTCATCACCCATGACTTCGGCGTGGTCGCCGAAATCGCCGACCGGGTGGCCGTCATGCGCCATGGCAAGGTTCTTGAGCTCGGTTCGGCGGACGAAGTGCTGAAAAGGCCAAAGGATCCCTATACGCAGGCCTTGGTGGCGGCTGTACCCGGGTTGAAGCCGCGGCTCAGCGAAAAGCAGGGTGCTGATCCATTGCTGATCATTCGTGACCTGGAAAAGACCTACACCACGGCTGCGGGCCTCTTTGGTGGCAGGGTCAGAACGGTCAAGGCGGTGCAGAAGGTCAACCTGTCGATCCCGCGCCAGTCCTCGCTGGCTCTGGTCGGCGAAAGCGGCTCGGGCAAGTCCACGCTCGCCCGCTGCATCATCTCACTGGAGCAGCCCGATGGTGGCGAGATCATCCTGGATGGCAACCGCATTTCCGGGCTGACCCGCAAACAGTTGCGGCCCTTCCGGCGCGACGTGCAGATGATCTTCCAGGACCCTTATGCCTCGCTCAATCCACGCCAGAAAGTCGGCGACATCATCTCGATGGGGCCGGTGATCTGGGGCACGTCGAGGGAGCAGGCGATGGAAGAAGCCCGCAATCTCCTGGAACTGGTGGGCTTGAAGCGCGAAGCTGCTGAACGCTATCCGCATGAGTTCTCAGGCGGTCAGCGACAGCGGATTTGCATTGCACGTGCACTGGCCACCAAGCCGAAGCTGGTGGTGGCGGATGAGCCGGTCTCCGCCCTTGATGTATCGGTCCAGAAACAGGTGCTTGAATTGCTCGATCATCTGCGCAAGTCCTTTGGTCTCTCCATGTTGTTCATCACCCATGATCTGCGTGTTGCGGCAACTGTATGTGAGCAGATCGCCATTCTTCAAAGGGGAGAGATCGTCGAACAAGGCGAGACGGCATCCATCTTTGCCAATCCGCAACATCAGTATACGCAGACACTGCTCAACGCCGTACCAGGCAAAGAATGGATCAACGGACGCGAGGAGGCGACCCATTGA
- a CDS encoding ABC transporter permease, whose protein sequence is MKSFSSRFLGNPRVAIGLAWLGIVLFVAVFAEFIRPGDPFAIVGKPFEIPGSAFLLGTDSLGRDVFTALLHGARTTLLIAVISTLAAVAFGTLVGALAGYYGGLVDDILMRLTEFFQTIPSFLFAIVLIAILSPSAMNLVIAIAVVSWPPITRVVRAEVLTVRSREFVQAAIVAGQKDGAVLLTQILPNTLSPLIVTGSLLVATAILVESALSFLGLGAPNQMSWGFMIGAGRSFLRDAWWLVTVPGVAILLTVLSINLVGEGLNDALNPRLADL, encoded by the coding sequence ATGAAATCATTCTCCTCCCGCTTTCTCGGCAATCCGCGCGTGGCCATTGGTCTTGCCTGGCTGGGTATCGTCCTTTTCGTCGCCGTCTTTGCCGAATTCATCCGCCCCGGTGATCCCTTTGCGATTGTCGGCAAACCCTTCGAAATCCCCGGTTCCGCCTTTCTGCTGGGGACCGACAGCCTTGGCCGCGATGTCTTCACCGCGCTTTTGCACGGTGCCCGCACAACGCTGCTGATTGCGGTGATTTCGACACTTGCTGCCGTTGCTTTCGGCACGCTGGTCGGTGCCCTGGCCGGCTATTATGGCGGTCTGGTCGACGACATCCTGATGCGGCTCACCGAGTTCTTCCAGACGATCCCGTCCTTTCTCTTCGCGATCGTGCTGATTGCCATTCTCTCGCCGTCCGCCATGAACCTGGTGATCGCGATTGCTGTGGTCAGCTGGCCGCCCATTACCCGCGTGGTGCGGGCCGAGGTGCTGACCGTCCGCTCCCGTGAATTCGTACAGGCAGCCATCGTTGCCGGTCAGAAGGACGGGGCGGTGCTGTTGACCCAGATCTTGCCGAACACGCTCTCGCCGCTGATCGTGACAGGGTCGCTTCTGGTGGCGACTGCCATTCTCGTTGAAAGCGCGCTCTCATTCCTCGGGCTCGGTGCTCCCAACCAGATGAGCTGGGGCTTCATGATCGGTGCCGGTCGCTCCTTCCTCAGAGACGCCTGGTGGCTGGTCACGGTTCCAGGCGTTGCCATCCTGCTCACCGTCCTGTCGATCAATCTGGTCGGCGAAGGCCTGAACGATGCGCTGAACCCGAGGCTTGCTGACCTATGA
- a CDS encoding SIS domain-containing protein has protein sequence MTTKMREEINEIPAAAARLLGTSRTVIAEAANALRDKDPGVVVTIARGSSDHAAHFLKYAIELQMGLPVASLGPSLASIYETPMKLGKAAAFAVSQSGASPDIVAMARGARNGGATTVSLVNTLPSPLAEAATFAIDIKAGPEIAVAATKSFVNSIVAGLAILASWSRDEALTHAVDALPEHFDKALALDWSALLEPLKSAESLYMLGRGPALAIAAEAALKCKETCELHAEAYSSAEVLHGPVSIVGRNFPVVAFAARDKAEASIAGTVSKLAASNATCFITSDQATAGHKLPFIATGHPITDALALIVPYYGFIESLSRARGFNPDKPVALKKVTETQ, from the coding sequence ATGACCACCAAAATGCGTGAGGAGATCAACGAGATCCCCGCAGCAGCCGCCCGATTGCTCGGCACGTCGAGAACCGTCATTGCCGAGGCGGCAAATGCCTTGCGTGACAAGGATCCGGGCGTCGTTGTCACCATTGCCCGTGGCTCGTCCGACCATGCGGCGCATTTCCTGAAATATGCAATCGAGCTGCAGATGGGCCTGCCGGTCGCCTCGCTCGGACCCTCGCTCGCATCGATCTACGAGACCCCGATGAAGCTCGGCAAGGCCGCAGCATTCGCCGTCTCCCAATCCGGCGCAAGTCCCGACATCGTCGCCATGGCCAGAGGCGCCCGCAACGGCGGCGCAACCACGGTGAGCCTCGTCAACACCCTGCCCTCGCCGCTCGCCGAGGCGGCGACCTTCGCTATCGACATCAAGGCTGGCCCCGAGATCGCCGTCGCCGCCACAAAGTCCTTCGTCAATTCCATCGTGGCAGGCCTCGCCATCCTCGCAAGCTGGAGCCGCGACGAGGCGTTGACCCACGCCGTCGACGCCCTTCCCGAACACTTCGACAAGGCACTTGCGCTGGACTGGAGCGCCCTGCTTGAACCGCTGAAGTCGGCCGAGTCGCTCTACATGCTGGGTCGAGGCCCAGCACTCGCCATCGCCGCCGAAGCCGCGCTCAAATGCAAGGAGACCTGCGAACTGCACGCGGAGGCCTATTCCTCCGCCGAGGTCCTGCATGGTCCGGTTTCGATCGTCGGCCGTAACTTCCCCGTCGTCGCCTTTGCCGCCCGCGACAAGGCGGAAGCCTCGATCGCCGGCACCGTCTCGAAACTCGCGGCCAGCAACGCCACCTGCTTCATCACCTCAGATCAGGCAACGGCCGGTCATAAACTGCCCTTCATCGCGACGGGACATCCGATCACGGATGCGCTGGCGCTGATCGTTCCCTATTATGGCTTCATCGAATCCCTCTCCCGTGCCCGTGGCTTCAATCCCGACAAGCCGGTCGCACTGAAGAAAGTCACCGAGACCCAATGA
- a CDS encoding Gfo/Idh/MocA family protein, producing the protein MKVAIIGLGFRLGYLGRVFKEIDPSFEIVGYVDPAPAGMATLNEHGISPGKAYETPEALIASETFDLLMIGSPNHLHLDHIRIGLEAGLTVFTEKPIVTSIEDSYALASLLNTHGHDRLLVGLVLRYSPLYRDLRKAQAEGRLGNVVSIEASEHIQPYHGAFFMRDWRRYGRYAGGFMLEKCCHDLDLYNGVVGARPRFVASFGGRKSFVPENAPEAEGINDLNVYHRKPSGWQGSDKVFDSDGDIIDYQTAIVEYENGVSMTFHTNLNVPDEFRRFCVIGSKGMAEGDFVRGFMDVHDARTNEKVIANTYKAPSALSQHYGADEQMAEDVIAFVERGAKQPVSAIDALEAGILALAMDEARLGRKVVDLKPVFDQFDACLAGSSDRNRLRSA; encoded by the coding sequence ATGAAGGTCGCGATTATCGGACTCGGATTCCGTCTTGGATATCTGGGTCGGGTGTTCAAGGAGATCGACCCGAGTTTCGAGATCGTCGGCTATGTCGATCCGGCTCCGGCCGGCATGGCGACACTGAATGAGCATGGCATCTCTCCGGGCAAGGCCTATGAAACGCCCGAAGCCCTGATTGCATCCGAGACTTTCGACCTTCTGATGATCGGGTCGCCCAATCATCTGCATCTCGATCATATCCGCATCGGTCTCGAGGCGGGGCTGACCGTGTTCACCGAAAAGCCGATCGTCACCAGCATCGAGGATAGCTATGCATTGGCCTCTCTTCTCAATACCCACGGCCATGACCGCCTGCTGGTAGGCCTGGTGCTGCGTTATTCCCCGCTCTATCGCGATCTGCGCAAGGCGCAGGCAGAGGGTCGGCTCGGCAATGTCGTCTCGATCGAGGCGTCCGAGCATATCCAGCCCTATCACGGTGCCTTCTTCATGCGCGACTGGCGCCGTTATGGCCGTTATGCCGGTGGCTTCATGCTGGAAAAGTGCTGCCACGACCTCGATCTATACAATGGCGTGGTCGGCGCCCGCCCGCGCTTTGTCGCAAGCTTCGGCGGTCGCAAGAGCTTCGTGCCGGAAAACGCGCCGGAAGCCGAAGGCATCAACGATCTCAACGTCTATCACCGCAAGCCGAGCGGCTGGCAGGGCTCCGACAAGGTGTTCGACAGCGATGGCGATATCATCGACTACCAGACCGCGATCGTCGAATACGAGAACGGCGTGTCGATGACCTTCCATACCAATCTTAACGTCCCCGACGAGTTTCGCCGTTTCTGCGTGATCGGCTCCAAGGGCATGGCGGAAGGCGACTTCGTGCGTGGCTTCATGGATGTGCATGACGCGCGCACCAACGAAAAGGTCATTGCCAATACCTACAAGGCGCCGTCCGCGCTGTCGCAGCATTATGGTGCCGACGAGCAGATGGCTGAAGACGTGATCGCCTTCGTTGAGAGGGGTGCGAAGCAGCCGGTCTCTGCCATCGATGCGCTGGAAGCCGGCATCCTGGCGCTTGCCATGGACGAGGCAAGGCTTGGGCGCAAGGTCGTCGATCTGAAGCCGGTCTTTGACCAATTTGATGCCTGCCTGGCCGGATCATCCGACAGGAACCGGCTCCGTTCGGCCTAG